From a region of the Salvelinus fontinalis isolate EN_2023a chromosome 13, ASM2944872v1, whole genome shotgun sequence genome:
- the LOC129868821 gene encoding histidine-rich protein PFHRP-II-like, whose amino-acid sequence MDTHITHAQTDTHITHAQTDTHTHMPRRTHTSHMPRRKHTSHMPRRTHTHMPRRTHTSHMPRRTHTSHMPRRTHTSHMPRWTHTSHMPRRTHTSHMPRRTHTHTCPDGHTHHTCPDGHTHHTCPDGHTHHTCPDGHTHTHAQTDTHTHMPRRTHTRTCPDGHTHHTCPDGHTHAHAQTDTRITHAQTDTHITHAQTDTRITHAQTDTHITHAQTDTHITHAQTDTHTHMPRRTHTSHMPRRTHTHTHAQTDTHITHAQTDTHITHAQTDTHTHMHRCAYTHIHPLHNTVHTVQSLFPFLSLFSFLSHTHSQKHSRTQPAALEYKGRECECSARQHHLKEKYFWPQHSHPNCYNSTGGSIYPLQVCWC is encoded by the coding sequence atggacacacacatcacacatgcccagacggacacacacatcacacatgcccagacggacacacacacacacatgcccagacggacacacacatcacacatgcCCAGACGGAAACACACATCACACATGCCCAGacggacacacacgcacatgcccagacggacacacacatcacacatgcccagacggacacacacatcacacatgcccagacggacacacacatcacacatgcccagatggacacacacatcacacatgcccagacggacacacacatcacacatgcccagacggacacacacacacacatgcccagacggacacacacatcacacatgcccagacggacacacacatcacacatgcccagatggacacacacatcacacatgcccagacggacacacacacacacatgcccagacggacacacacacgcacatgcccagacggacacacacacgcacatgcccaGACGGACACACGCATCACACATgcccagacggacacacacacgcacatgcccaGACGGACACACGCATCACACATgcccagacggacacacacatcacacatgcCCAGACGGACACACGCATCACACATgcccagacggacacacacatcacacatgcccagacggacacacacatcacacatgcccagacggacacacacacacacatgcccagacggacacacacatcacacatgcccagacggacacacacacacacacatgcccagacggacacacacatcacacatgcccagacggacacacacatcacacatgcccagacggacacacacacacacatgcatcgtTGCGCGTATACACATATACACCCTTTGCACAACACTGTTCACACAGTTcagtctctctttccctttctatcTCTGTTTtcatttctctctcacacacactcacaaaaacACTCACGCACACAGCCTGCAGCATTGGAGTACAAGGGCAGGGAGTGTGAGTGTTCTGCCAGACAGCATCATCTAAAGGAAAAGTATTTCTGGCCTCAGCATTCACACCCCAACTGTTACAACTCAACAGGGGGCTCCATTTACCCACTTCAGGTTTGTTGGTGTTAG